In Myxococcus stipitatus, a single window of DNA contains:
- a CDS encoding CHAT domain-containing protein yields MSTAEPMDIHDQVHAFADGELPADEAERFREHLGTCVQCQEELDDILQLQALGEGLARQEAAAPVAHAAPAPPARSAAASERAFRPAWSRRRSWVAAAALSGSLAAVFAVVALRPRTGNVETVALALAPTRSLEARLSWPGASAHRPYGVLRSGDERPRELLPLQALAKLEEAGDLQGLAAGHLLRGEREQAADYLQRLPASPDVDSDRAVVAMTKGELEVALTLLDGVLAQAPQHPQALWNRALALRELGLDASAAQAFDAVAALQEPGWSDEARERAGALRRQLDGRRDAWDAAQRAGQALALTGAPMPVDVARAVPGTARNWFNIAVWAATSADQVRALLPLARVLDAHYGGDTMERYADAVAGLDFQRRAPLAERFRQVLRGTFDASGLDALVRELSGTEHQDLLLGVLPLSGGLPRHLDAYERAAAATGDAWLTLNAEREHALAEYGRGDLAGAEARLLSAISACGSAKADYRCGQLEHLLAHIYKDEHRLLEAREHALAGLQWARQTQEWTLQADLLLVLGDLARFRNAFALTRAYLGEQALRDRGCAASRHVHESLASLRVFALQPAQARAELDQAPACEVPFFLNGAFVLADLARLDPRPGDVERVRDGLRKLDAAGWLRPGEKVMATHIEGRAVIQTDRAAGRALLRKAIADGALLGAADPVAAKARAYSYSSLILDAGGLGDWAGTLALFAEETGAAEPSRCALGIEVHDERTVVAARGPGGELLGHHDESRRSPDFDVTTLVPASVSAALRPCEHVQVLARYPVHGQAGLLPPDVAWSYDTGPREAAPALSAPRPLVVYDVDAPASLNLPRLRSWELSGEPSQRRVELTGSAATPSRLLAELAEATEVEIHAHGLVNLGVSDASLLVMAPEAGGRYALTAGEVRRQKLKGAPVVLLGACQAARAAPYLHAPWSLPVAFAEAGARAVIASPIDIPDAEAGPFFARVMERIRAGATASTALRDERMRVLSARPDSWVKTVVVFE; encoded by the coding sequence ATGAGCACGGCCGAGCCCATGGACATCCACGACCAGGTCCACGCCTTCGCGGACGGCGAGCTGCCCGCGGACGAGGCGGAGCGCTTCCGCGAGCACCTGGGCACCTGCGTCCAATGCCAGGAGGAGCTGGACGACATCCTCCAGCTCCAGGCGCTCGGCGAGGGGCTGGCGCGCCAGGAGGCCGCGGCGCCGGTGGCCCACGCCGCGCCCGCGCCGCCCGCGCGTTCGGCCGCCGCGTCCGAGCGGGCCTTTCGTCCCGCCTGGAGCCGCCGCCGCTCCTGGGTGGCCGCCGCGGCGCTGTCGGGCTCGCTGGCCGCCGTCTTCGCCGTGGTGGCCCTGCGGCCCCGGACGGGGAACGTCGAGACGGTCGCGCTGGCGCTGGCGCCCACGCGCTCGCTGGAGGCGCGGCTGAGCTGGCCCGGCGCGAGCGCGCACCGGCCCTACGGCGTGCTGCGCTCCGGCGACGAGCGGCCGCGCGAGCTGCTGCCCTTGCAGGCGCTGGCGAAGCTGGAGGAGGCCGGAGACCTCCAGGGGCTCGCCGCGGGTCACCTGCTGCGCGGCGAGCGCGAGCAGGCGGCGGACTACCTCCAGCGCTTGCCCGCGTCCCCGGACGTGGACAGCGACCGCGCGGTGGTGGCCATGACGAAGGGCGAGCTGGAGGTGGCCCTCACGCTGCTCGACGGCGTGCTGGCCCAGGCGCCCCAGCACCCGCAGGCCTTGTGGAACCGCGCGCTGGCGCTGCGCGAGCTGGGGCTGGACGCCTCCGCGGCCCAGGCGTTCGACGCCGTCGCCGCGCTCCAGGAGCCGGGCTGGTCGGACGAGGCCCGGGAGCGCGCGGGCGCGCTGCGCCGCCAGCTCGACGGACGCCGGGACGCGTGGGACGCGGCGCAGCGGGCCGGACAGGCGCTGGCGCTGACGGGCGCGCCCATGCCGGTGGACGTGGCGCGGGCGGTGCCGGGCACGGCGCGCAACTGGTTCAACATCGCGGTGTGGGCGGCGACGTCCGCCGACCAGGTCCGCGCGCTGCTGCCCCTGGCGCGCGTGCTGGACGCGCACTACGGCGGCGACACGATGGAGCGCTACGCGGACGCCGTGGCCGGGCTGGACTTCCAGCGCCGCGCGCCGCTGGCCGAGCGCTTCCGCCAGGTGCTGCGGGGCACGTTCGACGCGTCCGGGCTCGACGCGCTGGTGCGCGAGCTGTCCGGCACCGAGCACCAGGACCTGCTGCTGGGCGTGCTGCCCTTGTCCGGCGGCCTGCCGAGGCACCTCGACGCGTACGAGCGCGCCGCGGCGGCGACGGGCGACGCGTGGCTGACGCTCAACGCGGAGCGCGAGCACGCCCTGGCCGAGTACGGCCGGGGGGACCTGGCGGGCGCGGAGGCCCGGCTGTTGAGCGCCATCTCCGCCTGCGGGAGCGCGAAGGCGGACTACCGCTGCGGCCAGCTCGAGCACCTGCTGGCGCACATCTACAAGGACGAGCACCGGCTGCTGGAGGCCCGCGAGCACGCGCTGGCCGGGCTCCAGTGGGCGCGACAAACGCAGGAGTGGACGCTCCAGGCGGACCTGCTCCTGGTGCTGGGGGACCTGGCGCGCTTCCGCAACGCCTTCGCGCTGACGCGGGCCTACCTGGGCGAGCAGGCGCTGCGCGACCGGGGCTGCGCGGCCAGCCGCCACGTGCACGAGAGCCTGGCCTCCCTGCGCGTCTTCGCGCTCCAGCCGGCGCAGGCCCGCGCGGAGCTGGACCAGGCGCCCGCGTGCGAGGTGCCCTTCTTCCTCAACGGCGCCTTCGTGCTGGCGGACCTGGCGCGGCTGGACCCCAGGCCGGGCGACGTGGAGCGGGTGCGCGACGGCCTGCGCAAGCTGGACGCGGCGGGCTGGCTGCGCCCGGGTGAGAAGGTCATGGCCACGCACATCGAGGGGCGCGCCGTCATCCAGACGGACCGCGCCGCGGGCCGCGCGCTGTTGCGCAAGGCCATCGCCGACGGCGCCCTGCTGGGCGCGGCGGACCCGGTGGCGGCCAAGGCCCGCGCGTACAGCTACTCCTCGCTCATCCTCGACGCGGGCGGCCTGGGCGACTGGGCGGGGACGCTGGCGCTGTTCGCGGAGGAGACGGGCGCGGCGGAGCCCTCGCGCTGCGCGCTGGGCATCGAGGTGCACGACGAGCGCACGGTGGTGGCCGCGCGCGGCCCGGGCGGCGAGCTGCTCGGCCACCACGACGAGAGCCGCCGCTCGCCGGACTTCGACGTCACCACGCTGGTGCCCGCCTCCGTCTCCGCCGCGCTGCGGCCCTGCGAGCACGTGCAGGTGCTGGCGCGCTACCCCGTCCACGGGCAGGCGGGCCTGCTGCCCCCGGACGTGGCCTGGAGCTACGACACCGGGCCGCGCGAGGCCGCGCCCGCGCTGTCCGCGCCCCGCCCGCTCGTCGTGTACGACGTGGACGCGCCCGCCTCGCTGAACCTGCCCCGGCTGCGCAGCTGGGAGCTGTCCGGCGAGCCGTCGCAACGCCGGGTGGAGCTGACGGGTTCGGCGGCCACGCCCTCGCGCCTGCTGGCGGAGCTGGCCGAGGCCACCGAGGTGGAGATCCACGCGCACGGCCTGGTGAACCTGGGTGTGTCGGACGCGTCGCTGCTGGTCATGGCGCCGGAGGCCGGTGGTCGCTACGCCCTCACGGCGGGCGAGGTGCGCCGCCAGAAGCTGAAGGGCGCGCCGGTGGTGTTGCTCGGCGCCTGCCAGGCCGCGCGCGCCGCGCCCTACCTGCACGCCCCCTGGAGCCTCCCGGTGGCGTTCGCCGAGGCCGGTGCCCGAGCGGTCATCGCCTCGCCCATCGACATCCCGGACGCCGAGGCCGGGCCCTTCTTCGCGCGGGTCATGGAGCGCATCCGCGCGGGTGCGACCGCATCCACCGCGCTCCGGGACGAACGCATGCGCGTGCTGTCCGCGCGCCCCGACAGCTGGGTGAAGACCGTCGTGGTCTTCGAGTAG
- a CDS encoding RNA polymerase sigma factor — protein sequence MTGKDEKVQPASHVDSRPLPTPTLDSRWFAVFAREHESALNATALRLCGNAADARDLVQETLLKGLENLARYRPGTDGRAWLCTILHHLFIDRCRARTRERRADVSAEELSERLAAPEPEAAPAWAAIGPDELRAALERIPEEFATVYRLHALEGRSYIEIAERLGIPKATVGTRLIRARRKLKELLMPGGSGKAEAP from the coding sequence TTGACGGGAAAGGACGAGAAGGTCCAGCCTGCGAGCCACGTGGACAGCAGGCCCCTCCCAACGCCGACCCTGGACAGCCGCTGGTTCGCGGTCTTTGCCCGGGAGCATGAGTCCGCGCTGAACGCCACGGCGCTGCGGCTGTGTGGCAACGCGGCGGACGCGCGGGACCTGGTGCAGGAGACGCTGCTGAAGGGCCTGGAGAACCTGGCCCGTTACCGCCCCGGCACGGACGGGCGCGCGTGGCTGTGCACCATCCTCCACCACCTGTTCATCGACCGGTGCCGTGCCCGGACGCGGGAGCGCCGCGCGGACGTGTCCGCGGAGGAGCTGTCCGAGCGCCTCGCGGCCCCGGAGCCGGAGGCCGCCCCGGCGTGGGCCGCCATCGGCCCGGACGAGCTGCGCGCCGCGCTGGAGCGCATCCCGGAGGAGTTCGCCACGGTGTACCGCCTCCACGCGCTGGAGGGCCGCTCGTACATCGAAATCGCCGAGCGCCTGGGCATCCCCAAGGCCACGGTGGGCACGCGCCTCATCCGCGCGCGCCGCAAGCTGAAGGAGCTGTTGATGCCCGGTGGCTCCGGGAAGGCGGAGGCGCCATGA
- a CDS encoding PAS domain-containing sensor histidine kinase translates to MAAAHDELSAWLDAAVDPLVACDSHERIRHVNAAAERLFGWKREALIGQPVHVLFPQRLRHFAGKSLMRYLLSRRETLGGRPIRILCLRHDGVEVLVEVTVGTTGTGEDERVMFSLRRLHEVVDTVREPVEHAREHARVQPMETGAARSGENLYRLVVENAPLGIFHYDTTPIITACNEQLSIITGSPKRVLVGLHLMSLRDEKLLECVQQTLAGRDAEYDGRYRSVTGHKVTPVHIRFAPCYNDEGQVEGGIGLVEDVTERRKAEKERDESLALLATLFRTAPVGLGFLDTDMRYVRVNDLLARINDATPDEHRGRRPSEVLGHAGLLIEQMLERVLDTGVPVEAREVSTRELGMPCPPEGYLAGSLYPVYGPDGHMLGVGALVEDITERKRAEEERDRLYREAQEAIRVRDDFLSIASHELKTPLTPLSLRLAALERKLERGEHVDPATLHLARQHLLRITSLINDLLDASRIEAGRLALHREATRLDQLVEDVVQAMEAQRGNHVLRYDPPAHSIQVFADPYRLEQVINNLVDNALKYSPDGGTIDVTLEADGETALLSVKDPGIGIPEEQQKQLFDRYFRAHNVSSRSYGGLGLGLYISRDIVERHGGRIWVESEVGHGSTFHVALPILGGAPRHPPAPPSTRQPNRHVH, encoded by the coding sequence ATGGCCGCAGCCCATGACGAACTCAGCGCCTGGCTGGACGCCGCGGTCGACCCCCTGGTGGCCTGCGACTCGCACGAGCGCATCCGCCACGTGAACGCCGCCGCCGAGCGCCTGTTCGGCTGGAAGCGCGAGGCGCTCATCGGCCAGCCCGTCCACGTGCTCTTCCCCCAGCGGCTGCGCCACTTCGCGGGCAAGAGCCTGATGCGCTACCTGCTGTCGCGCCGCGAGACGCTCGGCGGCCGCCCCATCCGCATCCTCTGCCTGCGCCACGACGGCGTCGAGGTGCTGGTCGAGGTCACCGTGGGCACCACCGGGACGGGAGAGGACGAGCGCGTCATGTTCAGCCTGCGGCGGCTCCACGAGGTCGTCGACACCGTGCGGGAGCCCGTCGAGCATGCGCGCGAACATGCCCGGGTCCAGCCCATGGAGACCGGCGCCGCCCGCTCCGGAGAGAACCTCTACCGGCTGGTGGTGGAGAACGCCCCCCTGGGCATCTTCCACTACGACACCACGCCCATCATCACCGCCTGCAACGAGCAGCTCTCCATCATCACCGGCTCGCCCAAGCGCGTGCTGGTGGGGCTCCACCTGATGTCGCTCCGGGACGAGAAGCTGCTGGAGTGCGTCCAGCAGACGCTCGCCGGTCGGGACGCGGAGTACGACGGGCGCTACCGCTCGGTCACCGGCCACAAGGTGACCCCGGTCCATATCCGCTTCGCGCCCTGCTACAACGACGAGGGCCAGGTCGAGGGGGGAATCGGGCTCGTCGAGGACGTCACCGAACGGCGCAAGGCGGAGAAGGAACGCGACGAGAGCCTCGCGCTCCTGGCCACCCTCTTCCGCACCGCGCCCGTGGGGCTGGGCTTCCTCGACACGGACATGCGCTACGTGCGCGTCAACGACCTGTTGGCGCGCATCAACGACGCCACGCCCGACGAGCACCGGGGGCGCCGCCCGAGCGAGGTGCTGGGCCACGCGGGACTGCTCATCGAACAGATGCTCGAGCGCGTGCTCGACACCGGCGTTCCCGTGGAGGCGCGCGAGGTGAGCACGCGGGAGTTGGGGATGCCGTGCCCGCCGGAGGGCTACCTCGCCGGGAGCCTCTATCCCGTGTACGGGCCGGACGGGCACATGCTCGGCGTGGGCGCGCTCGTGGAGGACATCACCGAGCGCAAGCGCGCGGAAGAAGAGCGCGACCGCCTCTACCGCGAGGCCCAGGAGGCCATCCGCGTGCGCGACGACTTCCTGTCCATCGCCTCGCACGAGCTGAAGACACCGCTCACGCCACTGAGCCTCCGGCTGGCCGCGCTGGAGCGCAAGCTGGAGCGCGGCGAGCACGTGGACCCCGCCACGCTCCACCTCGCGCGACAGCACCTGCTGCGCATCACCAGCCTCATCAACGACCTGCTGGACGCCTCGCGCATCGAGGCGGGCCGGCTCGCGCTGCACCGGGAGGCCACGCGGCTGGACCAGCTGGTGGAGGACGTCGTGCAGGCCATGGAGGCACAGCGGGGCAACCACGTGCTGCGCTACGACCCCCCCGCCCACTCCATCCAGGTGTTCGCGGACCCTTACCGCCTGGAACAGGTCATCAACAACCTGGTGGACAACGCCCTCAAGTACAGCCCGGACGGCGGCACCATCGACGTGACGCTGGAGGCCGATGGCGAGACGGCGCTGTTGTCCGTGAAGGACCCGGGCATCGGCATCCCGGAGGAGCAACAGAAGCAGCTCTTCGACCGCTACTTCCGCGCCCACAACGTGTCTTCCCGCTCCTACGGAGGACTGGGCCTGGGCCTGTACATCAGCCGCGACATCGTCGAGCGCCACGGCGGCCGCATCTGGGTGGAGAGCGAGGTGGGCCACGGCTCCACCTTCCACGTCGCCCTCCCCATCCTCGGCGGCGCGCCACGACATCCGCCCGCCCCTCCGTCCACCCGCCAGCCGAACCGACACGTCCACTGA